In one Syntrophorhabdales bacterium genomic region, the following are encoded:
- a CDS encoding S26 family signal peptidase, whose protein sequence is MHPFIKDGDEITVSPVRNGLPGVGDVVAFIGKGSERLLVHRIIHIDGDSYGMKGDGTIGGGDNPVTAADILGIVSKVRRDGKKIRGGIGTEKWLIAWCSRRALLTPAVHVASRILHVVRSVAPVAHQKRATLNKRCPRGTGRE, encoded by the coding sequence AGATCACAGTCTCTCCAGTAAGAAATGGTTTGCCGGGCGTTGGTGATGTAGTGGCGTTTATTGGAAAGGGATCGGAAAGATTGCTGGTACACAGGATCATACACATCGATGGAGATTCTTACGGCATGAAGGGAGACGGCACAATAGGCGGCGGGGATAACCCGGTGACAGCAGCCGACATCCTAGGCATTGTCTCAAAAGTGCGACGAGACGGTAAGAAAATTCGTGGTGGCATAGGTACGGAGAAGTGGCTTATTGCCTGGTGTTCTCGAAGGGCGCTGTTAACCCCTGCAGTTCATGTTGCATCTCGGATCCTTCACGTAGTGCGCAGTGTGGCGCCGGTGGCGCATCAAAAAAGAGCGACTCTCAACAAACGATGTCCACGTGGTACAGGGAGGGAATAG
- a CDS encoding radical SAM protein has translation MIQTLDYHNLQSRLFKKAGRKFFPIKAMVELTYRCNLKCRHCYVAPQTCYRGRKELDTGQVFNILDQLTQAGCLNMGFTGGEPFLREDIFEILAHAKKKGLNIVILTNGTLITPDKADRLERLGLNKIDISFHTVNRDTFDWFTQKAGTYKKVMNAIELLRGRGIDVYLKTTAMTINKSELVKMRHFAVEKFGAHFRLGYEVSPDWDGRKDALEFALTPEEIRHTIEATQEDTERQVETSDDSKKKNRKSGTAIQRVYQIPHHRLFRCGAGRTEAVIGPYGDIRLCLDIHDPKYNMLEIGFFAIMKGFIATPPPPPMSASPEDKIDGIIDTIDEALAGGDCGKVHMKGLEQLLTMAAHAVEKGKIKKACNKLDNAYDRVSKRLKSKKACVAQLAAEIQDQIQDVMEDLECNPQSCRH, from the coding sequence ATGATTCAAACGCTCGACTATCATAATCTGCAATCGCGGTTATTTAAAAAAGCGGGGCGGAAGTTCTTCCCGATCAAGGCGATGGTTGAGCTTACGTATAGGTGCAATCTCAAGTGCCGCCACTGCTATGTGGCGCCCCAGACCTGTTACAGGGGACGCAAAGAACTGGATACCGGGCAGGTCTTCAATATCCTGGACCAGTTGACGCAAGCGGGATGCTTGAACATGGGTTTCACAGGGGGCGAGCCGTTCTTGCGTGAGGACATTTTTGAAATATTGGCACACGCAAAGAAGAAGGGGTTGAACATTGTAATTCTCACCAACGGGACGTTGATAACGCCTGACAAAGCCGATAGGCTGGAAAGACTCGGCCTAAATAAAATAGACATCTCCTTTCATACGGTGAATCGAGATACGTTCGATTGGTTTACTCAAAAAGCGGGGACATACAAGAAGGTTATGAATGCCATAGAGCTTCTGCGGGGAAGAGGGATTGACGTATATTTGAAAACCACCGCAATGACCATAAACAAGAGCGAGCTGGTAAAGATGAGGCACTTCGCGGTAGAGAAATTCGGAGCGCATTTCCGCCTGGGTTATGAAGTAAGCCCTGACTGGGATGGCCGAAAAGACGCTCTAGAATTTGCCCTCACTCCCGAAGAGATTCGCCATACAATTGAGGCTACGCAAGAAGATACGGAGCGGCAGGTCGAGACATCGGATGACTCAAAGAAGAAAAACCGAAAATCGGGAACAGCAATACAAAGAGTCTATCAGATACCGCACCATCGATTGTTTCGCTGCGGCGCAGGCAGAACAGAGGCAGTGATCGGCCCCTACGGAGACATTAGGCTCTGTCTGGATATACACGATCCCAAGTACAACATGTTGGAGATTGGCTTTTTTGCAATAATGAAAGGCTTTATCGCCACTCCGCCTCCACCTCCCATGTCTGCCTCTCCTGAAGACAAGATCGATGGCATCATCGACACCATCGATGAAGCTCTCGCGGGAGGAGACTGCGGCAAGGTTCACATGAAAGGGCTGGAACAGCTGCTCACCATGGCAGCTCATGCGGTAGAGAAGGGGAAGATCAAAAAGGCCTGTAACAAGCTTGACAATGCCTACGACCGTGTCAGCAAACGCCTGAAGTCCAAGAAAGCCTGTGTTGCGCAACTTGCCGCTGAGATACAAGATCAGATTCAGGATGTGATGGAAGACCTGGAGTGCAACCCACAAAGCTGCCGTCATTGA
- a CDS encoding ABC transporter ATP-binding protein: MKTWLSYVKQGFSRKIPVDQISAQGELPTDLRKNLKHIYPFVLQHWRKGIIGAALILIGTLLSFPQPLISRYFVDTVLTGRQLKLLPGVILLMITISGCSKLCGLLQQFYVARFEQSVTMDIQESLLGHVLRLPKAFFDTKETGYLMSRLSSDVGGLQWFFSSTIVYIITNILRFIGGLCFLVWLEWRLALAAILVLPGLVLMIRYFSGRLRVMSHWMMEQQANVYSRFQECLSSASLIKAFSTEERAVSTVISGVRRIFNLSLEQSTVNSIGGLAIGSMPSVVNLSVLAIGAYWVITGHWTLGSLFAFQSYLGYVFGPAQFLASANMGLQGARASLERVSALFELVPEENAGTGRYIDQLQGNVEFRDVSFSYDEQNPVLQNISFSVAPGERIAVVGPSGVGKTTLISLLLRFYRPTSGEVYFDGIPADNIEVSALRRRIGYVSQSTLLLTGTVIDNLKYGNPEAKDEEVFQAAEAANIHEFILGLSSGYETEIGQNGVSLSEGQRQRLSIARALVKRPDLLVLDEPSSALDNLTEKSIFHSLPLLVRNKTLFVVAHRLSTIQDSDRILLLNGCRLAAVGTHQELFQNNEYYRSLVACQQVVADDKASALRIFQVK; encoded by the coding sequence ATGAAGACATGGCTCTCGTACGTTAAACAGGGATTCTCAAGGAAGATACCTGTTGACCAGATATCCGCCCAAGGGGAACTACCTACCGACCTCCGGAAGAATCTCAAGCACATCTATCCTTTTGTCCTTCAACACTGGCGCAAAGGCATCATCGGTGCGGCGCTGATCCTTATCGGTACGCTCCTGAGCTTCCCGCAGCCTCTCATCTCACGATACTTCGTGGATACTGTCCTGACGGGGCGGCAACTGAAGCTCCTGCCCGGCGTAATTCTGCTGATGATTACGATTTCCGGATGCTCAAAACTCTGCGGTCTGTTGCAGCAATTCTACGTTGCTCGTTTCGAGCAGAGCGTGACCATGGACATTCAGGAGAGCTTACTCGGTCACGTGTTGCGTCTCCCGAAAGCGTTCTTCGATACCAAAGAAACGGGGTATCTCATGTCCAGGTTGTCGTCTGACGTGGGAGGCCTGCAGTGGTTCTTCTCGAGCACCATTGTCTACATCATCACAAATATTCTGAGATTTATCGGCGGTCTCTGCTTCCTCGTCTGGCTTGAATGGAGGCTCGCCCTCGCAGCCATACTCGTCCTTCCGGGTCTCGTTCTCATGATCCGTTATTTCTCGGGCAGACTGCGGGTCATGAGCCATTGGATGATGGAACAGCAGGCCAATGTGTACAGCCGGTTTCAGGAGTGCCTGTCGTCGGCGTCGCTCATCAAGGCTTTCTCGACAGAGGAGCGGGCAGTTTCGACGGTGATTTCAGGCGTGCGCAGGATCTTCAACCTTTCGCTCGAACAGTCTACGGTGAACTCGATCGGCGGGCTTGCTATAGGTTCCATGCCGAGTGTAGTGAACCTCTCGGTGCTCGCGATCGGAGCTTATTGGGTCATAACGGGCCACTGGACGCTCGGTTCCCTCTTCGCCTTTCAAAGCTATCTCGGATACGTGTTTGGACCGGCGCAGTTCCTGGCGTCAGCCAACATGGGGCTCCAGGGCGCCAGAGCCTCTCTGGAACGTGTCTCCGCGCTCTTTGAGCTGGTCCCGGAGGAGAACGCCGGCACGGGTCGATACATAGATCAGCTGCAAGGCAATGTCGAATTCAGAGATGTCTCCTTCTCGTACGATGAGCAGAATCCCGTTCTTCAAAACATCTCGTTTAGCGTCGCACCAGGGGAACGCATCGCCGTTGTTGGTCCCAGCGGTGTAGGCAAGACAACGCTTATCAGCCTGCTTCTCCGCTTTTACCGTCCGACCTCAGGAGAAGTCTATTTTGATGGGATTCCCGCAGATAATATTGAAGTTAGTGCGCTGCGTCGCCGTATTGGCTACGTTTCACAGAGCACGCTGCTTCTGACGGGAACTGTCATTGATAACCTGAAGTACGGTAATCCTGAAGCGAAGGACGAGGAAGTATTCCAGGCTGCCGAAGCCGCCAACATTCACGAGTTCATCCTTGGTCTCTCCTCCGGTTACGAGACGGAGATCGGTCAGAACGGCGTCAGCCTTTCAGAAGGGCAGCGCCAGCGACTCTCCATCGCGAGAGCGCTAGTCAAGCGTCCGGACTTGCTGGTTCTCGATGAGCCCAGTTCCGCGCTCGACAATCTCACGGAGAAATCGATATTCCACTCGCTCCCTTTGCTCGTGCGCAACAAGACGCTCTTCGTTGTGGCACACCGGCTCTCCACCATCCAGGACTCAGACCGGATTCTTCTCTTGAACGGATGCCGTTTAGCAGCCGTAGGTACTCATCAGGAGCTGTTCCAGAACAACGAGTATTATCGTTCTCTGGTCGCATGCCAGCAGGTCGTTGCCGACGATAAAGCATCGGCACTGAGGATATTCCAGGTAAAGTAA
- a CDS encoding radical SAM protein encodes MNIQKRDAYADRLQRKMLLERRPVSGQIDLTYRCNLRCVHCFIPKERDKEELTFDDVISIINKIHKAGCLWLSLSGGEVFLREDSLDIYTYARKKGFLITILTNGTLINEKIAEYLANLPPHCIDITLNGITERVYEDVTQVEGSFAKVMKAIKLLAERNIPLTLKANGMKSNGHEIVMIKQFAERVLGKKRFRCDLALCAGIDGSKEPCKQRLTPDEIVYIQNSDEDMLACCREQFSRHNVDAPLREGYLFPCGLSSFHVDPYGKMRLCLFVKEPCADVESDDFLQSFARLQGYFLGLTTKAATRCRHCDIQYLCRQCPGRALAENGDMEQPIEFFCELAHRQEETKGELFSSHDSNARLS; translated from the coding sequence ATGAACATACAGAAAAGAGATGCTTACGCGGACCGGCTGCAGCGAAAGATGCTTCTTGAACGACGGCCTGTCAGCGGACAGATAGACCTGACCTATCGCTGCAACCTCAGGTGCGTGCACTGCTTCATCCCGAAAGAAAGAGATAAAGAGGAGCTAACCTTCGACGATGTAATCTCCATTATAAACAAGATCCACAAAGCAGGTTGTCTCTGGCTTTCTTTAAGCGGAGGCGAAGTGTTCCTGAGGGAAGATTCCCTGGATATCTACACCTATGCCCGCAAGAAAGGCTTCCTGATTACGATTCTGACGAACGGCACGCTGATCAACGAAAAAATAGCCGAGTATCTTGCGAATCTTCCGCCTCACTGCATTGACATCACACTCAACGGGATCACAGAAAGAGTCTATGAGGACGTGACGCAGGTAGAAGGAAGCTTTGCGAAGGTGATGAAAGCAATAAAGTTGCTCGCGGAGAGAAACATACCTCTAACACTCAAAGCTAACGGCATGAAGAGCAATGGCCATGAGATAGTGATGATAAAGCAATTTGCCGAGAGGGTGCTGGGGAAGAAGCGCTTCCGCTGCGATCTGGCGCTCTGCGCAGGTATTGACGGATCCAAAGAGCCCTGCAAACAAAGGCTTACTCCCGATGAGATAGTGTATATCCAGAATTCCGATGAGGATATGCTTGCTTGCTGCCGCGAGCAGTTTTCACGCCATAATGTCGATGCACCCTTAAGAGAAGGCTATCTCTTTCCGTGCGGCCTTTCCTCTTTTCACGTTGATCCTTATGGGAAGATGCGCCTGTGTCTCTTTGTGAAGGAGCCATGTGCTGATGTGGAAAGCGATGATTTTCTGCAAAGCTTCGCACGGCTCCAGGGCTATTTTCTGGGCCTGACGACAAAGGCTGCTACCAGGTGCCGGCACTGTGATATCCAGTACCTCTGCCGGCAATGTCCCGGAAGGGCACTCGCCGAAAACGGCGATATGGAACAGCCGATAGAATTCTTCTGCGAATTAGCACATCGGCAGGAAGAAACTAAAGGAGAACTCTTTAGCTCGCATGATTCAAACGCTCGACTATCATAA